One Aegilops tauschii subsp. strangulata cultivar AL8/78 chromosome 7, Aet v6.0, whole genome shotgun sequence genomic window carries:
- the LOC109754836 gene encoding uncharacterized protein, with translation MVADAEWTAIDATIIRWFFTTISKDLFHTVVSAGDDARALWVKLNGLFTDNQVQRRVFLQQEFFDCHQDEQSIDDYCRRLKTLADELRDIGAKVDDDLLLSMLTAGLNEDFGNAASNLTLMPEPSFPKFVAYLRLEERRMKGVKKRVQHHALAAGTSRGAPPSTAPPTPRQQQPPPAPPGYFPLPPAPPALPAAPSNRVAGAAATAAGAAALFAASNAAPYSGYGTAPPPAPAYGSAPAYGAAAAPAYGTAPSYGAATATAFGAAPTPAYGGFYPPQASPPWDPALLAALHSAPSPSSYGGGGDWYMDSGATAHMTAHPVTNLVSVRRLTRENPITVEFDDIGFSVKDARTRMVLHRCDSPDELYPVHPSGATTTRRPTAFAASLLHSDVWTSPVASSTGYLYYLVILDDFTHYVWTFPLRRKSDALATLTAFYSYVTTQLGRPILALQTDNGKEFDNVAVRNLLASHGTIFRLTCPYTSQQNGRAERVLRTLNDCVRTLLFHSYVPTRFWPDALATANLLINIRPCRSRWNYTPHQLLFGAVPSYDGLRIFGCLCYPSTASTAPHKLAPRSLPCIFLGYPPNTKGYRCYDPVSHRVFTSRHVYFDELVFPFQQVPSPSESPAARFAPSSTFGGPPSRAPGPALPALPATAAPAAAHHAAASSAAPAGPRRPGPLGRPRRGPRRGPRAGGP, from the exons ATGGTGGCCGACGCCGAGTGGACCGCGATCGACGCCACGATCATCCGGTGGTTCTTCACCACCATCTCCAAGGACTTGTTCCACACGGTCGTGAGTGCCGGCGACGACGCCCGCGCCCTGTGGGTCAAGCTGAAcggcctcttcaccgacaacCAGGTTCAGCGCCGCGTTTTTCTGCAGCAGGAATTTTTTGACTGTCACCAGGATGAACAGTCCATTGATGACTACTGCCGCCGCCTGAAGACGTTGGCGGACGAGCTCCGTGACATTGGAGCCAAGGTGGACGACGACCTCCTCCTCAGCATGCTCACCGCCGGCCTCAACGAGGACTTCGGCAACGCCGCCTCTAACCTCACCTTGATGCCGGAGCCCTCCTTCCCCAAGTTTGTGGCGTACTTGAGGTTGGAGGAGCGCCGGATGAAGGGGGTCAAGAAGCGTGTGCAGCACcacgccctcgccgccggcaccTCCCGCGGCGCCCCTCCATCGACCGCCCCACCCACGCCGCGCCAGCAGCAGCCGCCACCAGCGCCTCCGGGGTACTTCCCCCtcccgcccgcgcctcccgcccTTCCCGCTGCCCCCAGCAACCGGGTGGCGGGCGCCGCGGCAACCGCCGCGGGGGCGGCC GCCCTCTTCGCCGCGTCGAACGCCGCTCCCTACAGCGGCTATGGTACCGCGCCCCCGCCGGCGCCCGCCTACGGGTCCGCGCCGGCCTatggcgccgccgccgcgccggcctatgggACCGCGCCCTCCTACGGCGCCGCTACTGCTACGGCCTTCGGGGCTGCTCCCACGCCGGCCTACGGAGGGTTCTACCCTCCTCAGGCGTCGCCGCCGTGGGACCCGGCCTTGCTCGCCGCACTACACTCCGCCCCGTCACCGAGCTCCTATGGTGGCGGTGGTgactggtacatggactcggGCGCCACTGCTCACATGACTGCTCATCCCG TCACTAATCTTGTTTCCGTTCGTCGCCTTACTCGTGAGAATCCCATAACTGTTGAATTTGACGATATCGGTTTTTCTGTGAAGGACGCCCGTACACGGATGGTGCTCCACCGATGTGATAGCCCGGACGAGCTTTATCCAGTGCATCCCTCCGGCGCCACAACcacccgtcgccccaccgccttCGCCGCCAGT TTGTtgcatagtgatgtttggacgtcCCCGGTTGCTAGCAGCACGGGCTATTTATACTATCTGGTGATATTGGATGATTTTACTCATTATGTGTGGACCTTCCCTCTCCGTCGCAAGTCCGACGCTCTTGCCACACTCACCGCCTTTTATTCATATGTCACCACACAGTTAGGTCGTCCTATTCTCGCTTTGCAAACTGACAACGGCAAGGAGTTTGACAACGTCGCCGTCCGCAATTTACTTGCGTCCCACGGCACCATCTTTCGCCTCACCTGCCCCTACACGTCTCAGCAGAATGGTCGCGCCGAGCGCGTCCTTCGCACGCTTAACGACTGTGTCCGCACGTTGCTCTTCCACTCCTACGTGCCTACTCGGTTCTGGCCGGACGCGCTCGCGACCGCCAACCTCCTCATTAACATTCGCCCTTGTCGTTCCCGCTGGAACTACACCCCTCACCAGCTCCTCTTCGGTGCGGTTCCATCTTATGATGGTCTTCGCATTTTCGGGTGTCTCTGTTATCCTAGCACCGCATCCACTGCTCCTCACAAACTCGCGCCCCGGTCCCTTCCTTGCATCTTCCTTGGCTATCCTCCCaacaccaaaggttaccggtgctatGATCCAGTCTCCCACCGCGTTTTCACTTCGCGGCATGTGTACTTTGATGAGCTCGTGTTCCCGTTTCAGCAGGTACCGTCACCTTCGGAGTCTCCTGCGGCGCGGTTCGCCCCTTCCTCCACCTTTGGCGGACCGCCCAGCCGCGCCCCGGGTCCGGCCCTGCCCGCGCTCCCCGCGACGGCGGCCCCTGCCGCGGCCCACCACGCAGCGGCCTCCTCGGCCGCCCCCGCGGGCCCCCGTCGCCCTGGCCCCctcggccggccccgccgcggcCCCCGCCGTGGCCCCCGCGCCGGCGGCCCCTAG